A genome region from Populus alba chromosome 5, ASM523922v2, whole genome shotgun sequence includes the following:
- the LOC118061750 gene encoding putative callose synthase 6 isoform X1 encodes MASSSGTKNEGGPPRSQSRRMTRVQTTVLDLANEDSPPVDSEVVPSSLAFIAPILRVANEIEKENSRVAYLCRFHAFERAHMMDLTSSGRGVRQFKTYLLHRLEKLEEETKRQLAINDPGEIQLYYQKFYKENIKDAQHTKKPEEMAKILRTATVLYDVLQTVVPAGKVDNKTKKYAEDVKRKRGQYEHYNILPLYAAGVKPAIMELPEIKAALHALRDVDNLPMPKIRLPHDSSSDMHKERVTSVNDIFDWLSSIFGFQRGNVANQREHLILLLANMDVRKRSLDDYTTLNSGTIQRLLETIFKNYRSWCNYLRCKSNLEFPTKSDNQQLKLIYIALYLLIWGEASNIRFMPECICYIFHNMAHEVYGILHSNVHPVSGETYEITPPDDEAFLRNVITPIYQVLREEARRNKGGKASHSKWRNYDDLNEYFWSDKCFKLNWPMDLRADFFVHSDEWPPANERSNQGTGGTRKPKTNFVEVRTFWHLFRSFDRMWIFFILALQAMIIIAWSPSGSIIAFFDEDVFKSVLSIFVTSAFLNLLQASLDIILSLNAWRSLKVTQILRYLFKFVVAAAWAVVLPIGYSSSVLNPTGLVKFFSTWSMDWQNQSFYIYAVTIYLIPNVFAALLFVLPPLRRTMERSNWRIVTLIMWWAQPKLYVGRGMHEDMFSLLKYTLFWVLLIICKLAFSYYVEILPLVEPTKLIMEIRVNNYQWHEFFPQLPHNIGVVISIWTPILLVYFLDAQIWYAIFSTLVGGIQGAFSHLGEIRTLGMLRSRFESVPSAFSRHLVPSHEDAPRKPLVINSNKFCCSGLFICTDNQDKESERKNEESERKNIANFSHVWNEFIYSLRMEDLISNHEKDLLLVPYSSNDVSVFQWPPFLLASKIPIALDMAKDFKGKEDAELYRKMDEYMQSALIECYEALKYIIFSLLEDDVDKMIVKEIHNKVDMSINDHRFLNEFGMSGLPMLSEYLERFLKVLLGDHDHDHDDDGFYKSQIINALQSIIEIITQDIMIHGHEILERAHSHSSSDQSSMQTQRFEKINLSLTNDKSWREKVLRLHLLLTTKESAINVPSNLDARRRITFFANSLFMNMPKAPKVRDMFSFSVLTPYYKEDVLYSDDELHKENEDGITILFYLKTIYHDEWKNFEERINDQKLKFLAKDKAEFTRQWVSYRGQTLARTVRGMMYYRQALELQCLLEFAEDDALLNSSRTLELEMDQEMDQKVYYDRVQALADLKFTYVVSCQVYGAQKKSTEQRDRSCYNNILNLMLANPSLRVAYIDERETTVNGKSQKLYYSVLVKGGDKYDEEIYRIKLPGPPTDIGEGKPENQNHAIIFTRGEALQTIDMNQDNYFEEAFKMRNVLEELKKSHRRKQNPTILGIREHIFTGSVSSLAWFMSNQETSFVTIGQRILASPLRVRFHYGHPDIFDRIFHITRGGISKASKIINLSEDIFAGYNTTLRGGYVTHHEYIQVGKGRDVGMNQISSFEAKVANGNGEQTLSRDVYRLGRRFDFYRMLSFYFTTVGFYFSSMVTVLTVYVFLYGRLYMVMSGLEREILMDPSINESKALEQALAPQSIFQLGLLLVLPMVMEIGLEKGFRTALGDFVIMQLQLASVFFTFQLGTKAHYYGRTILHGGSKYRATGRGFVVFHAKFAENYRLYSRSHFVKGLELFILLVVYEVYGNSYRSSSLYLFVTLSMWCLVGSWLFAPFVFNPSGFDWQKTVDDWTDWKRWMGNRGGIGIAPDKSWESWWGGEQEHLKHTNIRGWLLEIILAFRFFIYQYGIVYHLDIAHHSKSLLVYGLSWIVMLTTLLVLKMVSMGRRKFRTDFQLMFRILKALLFLGFVSVMTVLFVVCGLTIQDLFAGILAFIPTGWALLLIGQACRSLFMWIGFWDSIKELARAYEYIMGLLLFMPIAILSWFPFASEFQTRLLFNQAFSRGLQISMILAGKKEGADRADTGKKEGADRADTGERRS; translated from the exons ATCGCTCCTATTCTTCGCGTTGCTAACGagattgagaaggaaaattctCGGGTCGCCTATCTCT GCCGATTCCATGCGTTTGAGAGGGCTCATATGATGGATCTGACGTCGAGTGGACGTGGAGTTCGACAGTTCAAGACCTATTTGTTGCACAGGCTTGAGAAG ctagaagaagaaacaaagcgTCAGCTTGCTATAAATGATCCAGGCGAAATCCAGTTGTATTACCAAAAATTCTACAAGGAGAACATTAAAGATGCACAGCATACAAAAAAACC GGAGGAGATGGCTAAGATTCTTCGCACTGCTACAGTATTATATGATGTGCTGCAAACGGTCGTACCTGCAGGAAAAGTTGACAACAAg ACAAAGAAATATGCTGAGGATGTTAAGAGAAAAAGGGGACAGTACGAACACTACAACATTCTTCCACTGTATGCTGCTGGGGTAAAACCAGCAATCATGGAACTTCCAGAG ataaaagCCGCACTTCATGCTCTACGTGATGTGGATAATCTTCCAATGCCCAAAATTAGACTACCGCATGATTCCTCTAGTGACATGCACAAGGAAAGGGTTACATCTGTCAATGACATATTCGATTGGCTCTCGTCTATTTTTGGGTTTCAG CGAGGAAACGTGGCAAATCAGAGGGAGCACTTGATATTGCTACTAGCCAATATGGATGTAAGGAAGAGGAGTCTTGACGATTATACTACG CTCAATAGTGGGACCATACAACGATTGTTGGAAACAATTTTCAAGAATTATCGTTCGTGGTGTAACTATTTGCGTTGTAAATCAAATCTTGA GTTTCCTACGAAGTCTGACAACCAACAGTTGAAGCTTATTTACATTGCACTCTATCTTCTTATATGGGGTGAAGCTTCAAATATACGATTCATGCCAGAATGCATTTGCTATATCTTCCAcaat ATGGCACATGAAGTCTATGGAATATTACATAGCAACGTGCATCCTGTTAGTGGGGAGACATATGAAATAACACCACCTGATGATGAAGCCTTTCTGAGGAATGTTATAACCCCAATCTATCAGGTTTTGCGCGAG GAAGCAAGGAGAAACAAAGGAGGCAAGGCTAGCCATTCAAAATGGAGAAATTATGATGACCTGAACGAGTATTTCTG gTCTGACAAGTGTTTCAAGTTAAATTGGCCAATGGACCTCCGAGcagatttttttgttcattcaGATGAGTGGCCACCTGCAAATGAG AGGTCTAACCAAGGCACTGGTGGAACGAGGAAGCCTAAGACTAATTTTGTCGAAGTCCGCACTTTTTGGCACCTTTTTAGAAGTTTTGACCGAATgtggatattttttatattggctTTGCAG GCTATGATAATTATTGCATGGAGTCCTTCTGGATCTATTATAGCCTTTTTTGATGAGGATGTCTTCAAAAGTGTTTTGAGCATTTTTGTCACTTCTGCATTCCTTAATCTTTTGCAAG CTTCTCTGGATATAATTTTGAGTCTTAATGCATGGAGGAGCTTAAAAGTCACACAAATACTACGATATCTTTTTAAGTTTGTTGTGGCTGCTGCATGGGCTGTGGTTCTGCCAATTGGTTATTCTAGCTCCGTGCTGAATCCAACAGGACTTGTAAAGTTCTTTAGCACTTGGTCTATGGATTGGCAGAATCagtcattttatatttatgccGTGACAATTTATTTAATACCCAATGTGTTTGCTGCTTTACTTTTTGTGCTTCCACCATTACGGAGAACCATGGAACGTTCAAACTGGCGGATTGTCACTCTCATAATGTGGTGGGCTCAG CCAAAACTATATGTAGGAAGAGGCATGCATGAGGATATGTTCTCACTTTTAAA GTATACTTTGTTCTGGGTCTTGCTGATAATTTGCAAGCTAGCATTTAGCTACTATGTggag ATACTGCCTCTAGTTGAACCGACAAAGTTGATTATGGAGATTCGTGTCAATAACTATCAATGGCATGAATTCTTTCCCCAAC TTCCGCATAACATTGGTGTTGTTATCTCTATATGGACTCCTATTCTTCTG GTTTATTTTTTGGATGCACAAATATGGTATGCCATATTTTCTACTCTTGTTGGTGGGATTCAAGGAGCCTTCAGCCATTTGGGTGAG ataagGACCTTAGGGATGTTACGGTCCAGATTTGAATCCGTGCCTTCAGCTTTCAGTCGCCATCTTGTGCCATCACACGAGGATGCTCCGAGGAAACCTTTGGTGATCAATTCTAACAAATTTTGTTGTAGTGGTTTGTTTATTTGCACTGACAatcag GATAAGGAatcagaaagaaaaaatgaggaatcagaaagaaaaaatattgcaaatttTTCACATGTGTGGAATGAGTTCATATATTCTTTGAGAATGGAAGATCTGATCAGCAATCA TGAAAAAGACTTGCTACTTGTGCCTTATTCTTCAAATGATGTCTCTGTCTTCCAGTGGCCTCCTTTTTTGCTTGCTAGCAAG ATCCCTATAGCACTGGACATGGCAAAAGATTTCAAGGGGAAGGAGGATGCTGAGTTATATAGAAAGATGGATGAGTATATGCAATCAGCACTGATTGAGTGTTATGAGGCATTGAAGTACATAATATTTAGCCTTCTGGAAGATGATGTAGATAAGAT GATTGTTAAAGAAATACATAACAAGGTAGATATGAGCATAAATGACCATAGATTTTTGAATGAGTTCGGAATGAGTGGATTGCCTATGCTTAGTGAATATTTGGAGAGATTTCTAAAAGTCTTG CTAGGtgatcatgatcatgatcatgatgATGATGGCTTCTACAAATCTCAGATAATTAATGCTCTTCAGTCTATTATAGAAATTATCACTCAGGATATTATGATTCATGGTCATGA AATTCTGGAAAGAGCTCACTCACACTCCTCGAGTGATCAAAGTAGTATGCAAACACAGAGgtttgaaaagataaatttaagtCTTACAAATGACAAGTCTTGGAGGGAGAAG GTCCTCAGGCTTCATTTACTTTTGACCACGAAGGAATCTGCCATAAATGTGCCATCAAACTTGGATGCTCGCCGCCGAATCACTTTCTTTGCAAATTCCTTATTTATGAACATGCCGAAGGCTCCAAAAGTCCGAGACATGTTCTCTTTTAG TGTTTTGACTCCCTATTACAAAGAAGATGTTCTTTATTCTGATGACGAACTTCATAAGGAAAATGAAGATGGGATAACAATTTTGTTCTACCTAAAGACAATATATCATG ATGAATGGAAAAATTTTGAGGAACGTATAAATGATCAGAAACTTAAGTTTCTTGCCAAAGACAAGGCGGAGTTTACTCGTCAGTGGGTATCCTATAGGGGGCAGACCCTTGCTAGAACAG tgagAGGGATGATGTACTACAGGCAAGCCTTAGAACTTCAGTGCTTATTAGAATTTGCAGAAGATGATG CCCTTTTGAATAGCTCCCGTACCTTGGAACTTGAGATGGATCAAGAGATGGATCAAAAAGTATATTATGATCGGGTACAAGCTCTAGCTGATTTGAAGTTCACCTATGTTGTTTCTTGTCAAGTGTATGGGGCTCAGAAAAAATCCACTGAACAACGGGATCGGAGTTGTTACAACAATATTCTGAATTTAATGTTAGC GAATCCATCGTTGCGTGTTGCTTACATAGATGAAAGAGAGACCACGGTGAATGGAAAATCTCAAAAGCTGTATTACTCTGTTCTTGTCAAAGGGGGTGATAAGTATGATGAG GAAATCTACCGAATCAAGCTTCCAGGTCCTCCGACAGATATTGGTGAAGGAAAAcctgaaaatcaaaatcatgcCATTATTTTTACTCGTGGAGAAGCCCTACAGACTATAGACATGAATCAG gacaattacTTTGAAGAAGcttttaaaatgagaaatgtGTTGGAGGAGCTTAAAAAATCTCATCGTAGGAAACAAAACCCAACGATTTTGGGTATAAGGGAGCATATATTTACTGGAAG TGTTTCATCACTTGCTTGGTTCATGTCCAATCAGGAGACCAGCTTTGTGACTATTGGCCAACGTATCTTGGCTAGTCCTCTAAG GGTACGATTCCATTACGGCCATCCTGATATATTTGACAGAATCTTCCACATAACAAGGGGTGGCATAAGCAAagcttcaaaaataataaatttaagcgAGGATATATTTGCAG GATACAACACAACTCTACGTGGGGGATATGTAACACATCATGAATACATACAAGTAGGAAAAGGACGTGATGTGGGGATGAACCAAATATCATCTTTTGAGGCAAAGGTTGCAAATGGAAATGGAGAGCAGACCCTTAGCCGTGATGTTTATCGACTAGGGCGACGTTTTGACTTCTATAGGATGCTCTCGTTCTACTTTACAACAGTTGGTTTCTATTTCAGTAGCATG GTAACTGTGCTTACTGTATATGTGTTCTTATATGGACGCTTATACATGGTAATGAGTGGATTAGAAAGGGAGATTCTTATGGACCCGAGCATAAATGAAAGCAAGGCCCTTGAACAGGCTTTGGCTCCTCAATCCATTTTTCAGCTAGGCTTATTGCTTGTGCTACCCATGGTCATGGAAATTGGTTTGGAGAAAGGGTTCCGCACTGCTCTGGGTGATTTTGTCATTATGCAGCTACAACTTGCCTCAGTGTTCTTTACATTCCAGCTTGGAACTAAAGCACATTATTATGGAAGAACAATTTTGCATGGTGGTTCCAAATATCGAGCTACTGGGCGTGgctttgttgttttccatgcaaaGTTTGCAGAAAACTATAGGCTATACTCACGAAGTCACTTTGTTAAGGGATTGGAACTATTTATATTGTTGGTCGTGTATGAAGTCTATGGGAATTCATATCGCAGTTCAAGTCTTTATTTGTTCGTCACCTTGTCCATGTGGTGCCTGGTTGGATCCTGGTTATTTGCTCCATTTGTGTTCAATCCATCTGGATTTGATTGGCAAAAAACAGTGGATGATTGGACAGATTGGAAAAGGTGGATGGGAAATCGTGGTGGTATAGGGATTGCACCTGATAAAAGTTGGGAATCATGGTGGGGTGGAGAACAAGAACATCTCAAGCACACGAATATCAGGGGATGGTTACTTGAAATAATCCTCGCATTTCGCTTCTTTATCTACCAATATGGCATCGTCTACCACCTTGATATAGCTCATCACAGCAAAAGTTTGCTG GTTTATGGACTTTCATGGATAGTTATGTTAACTACACTTTTAGTGCTTAAG ATGGTATCAATGGGGAGACGAAAATTCCGTACAGATTTTCAGCTCATGTTCAGGATTCTCAAGGCACTCCTATTCCTCGGCTTCGTGTCGGTCATGACTGTTCTATTCGTAGTTTGTGGTCTCACAATACAAGATTTATTTGCTGGCATCCTCGCATTCATACCCACGGGGTGGGCCCTTCTTCTT ATTGGACAAGCATGCAGGTCGTTGTTTATGTGGATAGGATTCTGGGATTCAATAAAGGAGCTAGCAAGGGCATACGAATATATTATGGGCTTATTGCTTTTCATGCCAATAGCCATCTTGTCATGGTTCCCGTTTGCCTCGGAGTTCCAAACTCGCCTGCTCTTCAATCAAGCATTTAGTAGAGGCCTCCAAATTTCTATGATTCTTGCAGGAAAGAAAGAGGGAGCTGATAGAGCTGATACTGGAAAGAAAGAGGGAGCTGATAGAGCTGATACTGGAGAAAGAAGGAGCTGA